A region from the Triplophysa rosa linkage group LG4, Trosa_1v2, whole genome shotgun sequence genome encodes:
- the cdkn2a/b gene encoding cyclin-dependent kinase inhibitor 2A — protein MMFDADELTKAAATGNTVRVQFLLSKGVNVNSVNRFGRTPIQVMMMGNTPLAHLLLEHGADPNVPDPGTGSTPLHDAARTGFLDTLKLLICFSADPKATDNNNLLPVDVARQTGNLDVVEFLNRF, from the exons ATGATGTTTGACGCGGATGAGCTGACCAAAGCAGCCGCCACTGGAAACACTGTCCGTGTTCAGTTTCTACTTTCTAAAGGAGTGAATGTGAACAGCGTTAACAGATTTGGAAGAACACCTATACAG GTGATGATGATGGGTAACACACCTTTAGCGCACCTGTTGCTTGAACATGGTGCGGATCCTAATGTGCCTGATCCCGGAACGGGTAGCACACCTCTACACGACGCTGCCAGAACTGGATTCCTGGACACTCTGAAGCTTTTAATTTGCTTTAGCGCTGATCCAAAGGCAACAGACAACAACAATTTACTACCTGTGGATGTGGCACGACAGACGGGAAACTTGGACGTCGTCGAATTTCTcaatcgtttttaa
- the mtap gene encoding S-methyl-5'-thioadenosine phosphorylase, which yields MASNCNVKIGIIGGSGLDDPDILEGRTEQYVVTPFGKPSDALILGKIKNVDCVLLARHGRQHTIMPTNVNYQANIWALKEEGCTHLLVTTACGSLREDIQPGDIVLIDQFIDRTTKRAETFYDGQPTSPTGVCHIPMAEPFCSKTRKVLLEIAQGLGVKCHPRGTMVTIEGPRFSSRAESLMFRQWGADVINMTTVPEVVLAKEAGLCYASIAMATDYDCWKEHEEAVCVDNVLKTMKENANKASSILLTAIPQIYQMDWESTINAHKLMSQSSVMLPKH from the exons ATGGCATCGAACTGTAATGTGAAG ATTGGAATTATTGGTGGTTCAGGTTTGGATGACCCAGATATACTGGAGGGAAGAACAGAACAGTATGTTGTCACACCATTTGGCAAG CCATCTGATGCGCTGATTTTGGGCAAAATAAAAAACGTTGATTGTGTACTTCTTGCAAG GCACGGGAGACAACACACCATCATGCCCACAAATGTCAATTACCAGGCTAATATTTGGGCATTGAAGGAAGAGGGGTGTACACACTTGTTGGTCACCACAGCCTGTGGTTCTCTTAGAGAGGACATCCAGCCTGGAGACATTGTCTTGATCGATCAGTTCATTGATAG AACAACAAAACGCGCTGAGACATTTTATGATGGGCAGCCCACCAGCCCCACAGGAGTATGTCACATCCCTATGGCTGAACCCTTCTGCAGTAAAACTAGAAAG GTGCTACTAGAGATCGCCCAAGGACTAGGTGTAAAGTGTCACCCTCGTGGGACTATGGTGACCATAGAAGGGCCACGTTTCTCCTCTCGGGCAGAGAGCCTTATGTTTAGACAATGGGGTGCTGATGTCATTAACATGACAACTGTACCGGAAGTGGTTCTTGCCAAGGAGGCTGGCCTGTGCTATGCTAGTATTGCAATGGCAACTGATTATGACTGCTGGAAAGAGCACGAAGAAGCG GTGTGTGTGGACAATGTTCTGAAAACCATGAAAGAGAATGCAAATAAAGCTAGCAGCATTCTGCTCACTGCTATACCTCAGATCTACCAGATGGACTgggaaagcacaataaatgcacacaaa TTGATGTCACAGTCTTCAGTAATGTTGCCCAAACATTAA